DNA sequence from the Glycine soja cultivar W05 chromosome 18, ASM419377v2, whole genome shotgun sequence genome:
TCAGCAGGAAGTTCGTATACGATTTGGTTCAAAAGCTGGGAAAATCCAGTCATTTAAACTcagtaaaaagaaacaaattgaaatcaaccaaaacaaaaaaaataaaaagatgtctTCCGTTGCAATCATAGGCTAACAGAAAAAGCTTCCATGGCATTTGAAGTCTCATTTTTGCCATGAAAGAATTACATAGGACAGAATATGTGCACAAGTaaagaaaacacaaacagtGTTCtaggtggaaaaaaaaaaactaacagcACAAGGCAACAAACCTCTGCTTGGCGTCCTGCTTGCAATCTTACACCAGTAGCATCATACATCACCTGCCAGCAATATCCCCTATCAGAAACTCGCCCGACCATATAACCCATAAGCTAGTCATTAACAATAGTTTCTCATTGTATAACCTAGTTGTTTTTAGGACATCAAATCATTTCTTAACAGTGACTGTTCGAATATCTATGAATGAGTGAAATGGAATGAAATAAAGCTACCATtttattgtttggatattttatgGTGGAACAAAAACAGGATCCAACTCGTGCGTATTGAATCACATGGATTGAAATGTATTCCATCGGTGTCATTCCATTCTATTTTAAGAAACCCAAACAACAGAACCTGGTACCATTCCATTCTATTTTAAACAACCCTAGTGCCATTTCATTCCATTCCATCATATTTTCTATCAATCCAAACATCATTCATGCAAACATCACATCCATGTCCATTCCTACAAGTGCAGAGATGAAAAATAGAATATAGATAGAATATCCAATATAATatcacactttttatttttttttatcggtaaaTGTTAGTTCTAATATCAAATTTTGTATCAAAAAAACTATCAAGCCCTCGATGaaatctacaaaaaaaaaattgattgatttgAAGAAATAAAGACATACAATACAAGCTAGAACCAAAGCAGTAGCAAAAAGAGGTCCTCCAAAGCCTTCATGGAACCCGATCGCCGCAGCAAGAGCAGTGACAGTAGCTGAATGGGATGAAGGCATTCCGCCAGATCCAACAAGTTGCTTGGGATCCCATCTTTTTTCCTTATACCTgcgtaataataataataataataattaacactCAATTAAACaccatataaataaaatgtcatcGGCCAAATAATTGCAATTCACtgtcatataatttaattcttccaCAATTAATTCACATATCACTAACCAAACCAAAAacttaaatagtttttttctaAACTATTGCATTCAATAGAAAGGAAAACGAACGAACCAGACGGTGAAAAACTTGATGAATTGTGCGATGGCGAAAGCAACAATGGCGGAAATGAGCGGGTAATTGCGCATCATTGAAGAAGACGTCGTAGCTGCAGCCTCACTCATCTCCTTTCTCTGTTTATTTAtctaataactaattaattaattaattaattaattatattgggGTTGTGTTAATTCCTCGaaattgtctttcctttttctttgccaAAGTGAGAACAAGAATGGTGGGAAATGTTAGTATGTTACAAATGTAAGTAGGAACACGaagggggtttgtttgtttgtttattctGAGTTCTGAAATAGTTGTTACACTAACGGTCTTAACTTAGCTTAGGTTTCTCTCTCAACTGAATATGCTTCTTCCCTTGTTCAATTACGTTTAGAATATGCCCTCGTCTTCTCTTATGATATGCACTTAagcctttttctttattatatttttttctagctAGTACTTTTCCGCAACGCAACTGTTGTCAACAAAATATTCTGCATTGACCCAAATTTTGGAATTTGGAAATTCATATAATTGAAAGTTCTTAGCAAAGAAAAACTTATAAGCCACGAAAtctcatataaaaaattgacGAAAAGAAAATTTCCTTTTCACTCCCTATGCCAAATGTTACCTAGTACCTACGTTCAagttattttttggattttttttgtgttatacTCATTGACACatgataaaaagttaaaaatagaatttgtaaaatcatttcaagcatttgatccaatatatttaatactttcaCAGTATGTTTATAGAGACACAATGCCCTCCCTCCcctttgttcatttttaaaagCATCCATTCTCAAAATAAGTCATTTGATAAATTGTCTAGGGTCAATGCTACAATGCTGTCGGAGTGAGAggtgcaagaaaaaaaaataaacaagtggATCTCCAATCTACTTGTGGTGGACAGATTGTTCAGTGTTTACTGACCTGCCTGCATGCACGTGGATGTTTGTTCACTCACTCAAGTCAAAAGGAATCGGTATTGACTAGCAAAAATGTAATGAATATGAATGCTTTTCTACTTCACACTTGCTTTGATGGATCACTTAATTGGGATGGAAATAACAAACAAGAATTCAGCAAGTGGAGGGGGCACATCACAATCCTCCAAAATGCCTCTTAACTTATGGCCTACGAACAAAAATaaggaggtaaaaaaataactttacaaTCATGTCAAACACAACGTGGCATTTGTCACAAAATATATTAGAACCAACACAAACCAATTGGCAGTGGTTATTATCCCAAATAGACTTCAACCTAGAACCATAAATGTGCAAGCACTTGGCTTAGCTCCCATGTAGGGCCAAAGGGAAGTGCAGAAATGCTGCCAGGAATTGCAGGTACAACCTGAGCATTGCTCTCTCACATGATGATGCAATTGCACTTTGATTCAAGCTTAGGGGGCCTCATACTATCTACCTTGTTAGGAAGCCCAACATTGTGAGTGAAAGACTCATCAATATTTTCATCATTCTCAGTCTTGCCAGAAGGGGTTTTGACATCAGTTTCCACCCTCCTCTGCTTGGTCTTGGTCTTGTGGGATTTCAACGTGCGCTTGTTGACAGGTCGGTTGCGACTATCCTTTCTATCAGATTTGGCTTTCCCCAACAAGGTCACAGTTGGTTCAGAACCTTCAAACGGGTCAGAGCATTCCTTTTTCATTGCTATTGTTGCAGCCTGATATGCAAGGTCATGGACAATGGAGCTACAAAAAAGGATTGTATCGGTTGCCTCTTCTAGTGTAAGGCTTCTAGTGTTGCCTGCCCCTTGGCACTCAACTGTAACTGTTGATCCCTCTGACATAAAGCATTAAAGAACTGTTAGAAAATGGCCATGCACTAATATTTTTTCCAAAGAAAGATTCAGCAGATAAAATATGTTGCAAGCACAAAAGACACAAtgtaaagaaagaagaagaatcttTAGCAATAGAAAACTGAAGAGGCATTCTTTGCTCCATGAACTACATATAAGTTAAGGTTCCCCCCAATGACAAAAATATAAGTTCAGCTACCATTGCTTGGGGAATCCTCACTAAAATGACCATAAATTACAATTGCAtacttctttgaaaaaaaaataaaaaaagaaacatgaaaGACAACAGAAAGTCTTACTTTTAACAAAGAAGATAGAAACTAGGCTAATATTATTGCCTGTAATGCGCTGAGGACACACATGAATGATCATCAGAATACAAAATGTAAGCATATATCACTGATTTTACATTGCAGAAAATGAATAAAGTTTTCCAAATATTCTAACCATCCGTTCAAGACAAAGCAGATTTACTGAGATTAGACTGTTATTCTAcagattgttaaaaaaattatgcaatgtATGGTGTACCTTGTGTGCATAAACAAGTGCATCTCTAAGTGAAGAGTGAGAATGTATTATTCTCGTCTCAATAGTTATCAGTAAATGCAATATCTTTCATTTGAACATCAATACAGTAAATATCATACCAATGCGATGGGACTCGGAGACATTGACCTCTGAAACAGAAGCAGAATGACAATCATTGCAAGGTTCCCGAAAGTCATCAAGGATGCTCTTTGACGGATCATCATTCACCACCCCAATATTATTCTCACAATCGTTTTCCCCTTCTATTTCTGATGCAGTAATTATGGAACAGTTGGTCATAACCAAAGCATCCAGTTCAATAACATTGGAATTCTGCACATCTTGTTTCTCATGACTGGATAACTCCTTAGCTGATGTTTCTGTGTCTGAGACATCCCTGGCATTATTTGGATTATCATCAACATTTTCATATGAAATACAATCCTCATGGTTTTGAAATGATGCGACTAAACTGTCATCAGACTGAACATCAGCAGCCTGACTCAAAAATTCTGAGCTGCAAGCATTATTTACTCTACAACTATCATCATGTTCAAGTTTATCTTCCTCAACAACTAAATCGGTTGAAGAAGCATCAATTAAGTCTGTCACTGTATTTTCCGAAGCTTGCAATTCTTGCAAAACTCGGGGCATCTCCTCTACAGACCCACATTCTGTACTGCCAGAAGTCTCTCGAGTTGCAAGACCTAACTCTTGGCGAGAATGGATTGAAGCTCCAGAGAAAGATGAAGCAGTGCTTGGAGGCTTGATCCTCGAGTCATATCCACAGTCCACATCCAATTTCCTGCCACTCAACTGCCTTTGCACACGAAACTCTGTTTGCCTACTTGAGCTGAGATCAATTGATGATGAGGCAGAATAACTACCAGGTCTAGTTGAGCTTCTAAAACTGCTTACACTGTCTCTTGCAAGAGACAAATCATCGTAAGATATGGTAGTGGCAGTAAAAGTCCTGCTCTGAACTACCGGTCCTTTATTGCTGCTAGACCTTTTCAGCAATACAGAAATGCCAGTGCCTTCCATGGGGTCCATGTTCAAATTAGGGAGATCATTGTGGTGATGCTGATCCCCAAATTCATTATCAGGCTTCTTGTAATCAACTCCCGACTGGTTCATCTCTAGCTGGTTGCCAGATGTCTGCCTACCTCCCTCCGTCAATGAATTTGGAAGAGGTCTGTTTTGTGAGTGATCCTGATTTAGTTCACTGCATGAAGTTTGACTTTCCTCAGCATCCTGTTCACCATGGGGAAACCTCAAGTTACCCACGTTAGTCTCTTGAGGCAGTTCAGATGCAATCATTAGTTGATTTGTTCCAGgtaatgatttttcttcttttggcatGTTTGTTGTAATCAATGAAGAGTTTTCAGATACTGCCAAAGTTGTCTCAGGGATGACAACTCTCAATAATGTGATCTTGCATTCTGGACAAAGCCCAATATTCTTCTCAGCTTGATTAGTGACCTCATAACAACAACCACAATGCGAACAGAGTGCTGTATTTTCAAAACTACCAGTTTCAGAAATGTCACCTTTAACACGTGAAATTTCTGAACTTTCATCAACTCTAGTGACAATATGAATGTGGGAAATAGAATCCTCAGATTCAATCGGACAAAAAACAGTCTTGGGATCTCTGGTTTCATTTTGCAAGATATCTACAGATTCCCTATTAATCTCTTGCTTAATGTTTGCATTTAATGCATCAATCTTatcaaaaacaaacatttctTCATGTATATCAGGATATAATATCTTATCCGCTTCGCTTGCCATCTCATCTTGATTATGGTCACTCCCTTCAGTATCCAGTGCAAAAGCTGTACCTACATCAGAGCTCGTGTTGCTGCTTGTAGTAACAGATGAATTCCTAGATACAAGGGAACGATGTGCAGAGTTTGCTTTTCCAGCATAAAAGGTCGTGCTTGGAACACTAGATAAAAGTGGCCTGAACATGTTCTGAGGAGTTTTTCTATCCTGCATAGCAGTTTAATGGTAACAAACAAAAGTGAGTATTTTGGTTAAATCTGACTATTATTAAAAAGATGTTCAAGAAACAATCGCGACaatagggaattggaaaaatTGCACGGGTGTAGAACCAATAGAAATTAGAAAACCAAGTTTTCCTTGTTAATATGTTCACCAAACTTTGACTTCTTTGCAACAAAGATCAGCAGAGGTTTCAAAGTGTCAGCCCACAGAAAAACCCATTTATAGTGACCATGTCAGTGCAAGCATGTTATATCATATGCAGGTCCCCAACCAAAATCAAAGATAACTTAATAAGAAGCCATTAGCTTGGAGTAGTTCTCTAatcaaatgtaatttaaaaataaatgtacaaAGGACATGCACCAGAAATCGAGCATAAAAGCACAAATAAAAATGTAGGTATTTTGAAGATTGGCAGCTCAAAATGTAGGTACACATCAGAAGGGGCACGTTCAAAAAGGAGCCAGTGTGTTTTTGTACAAGGATACAACTTACGAGGATAGAGAGAGAGTTGGCAGAGGCACATGAAACTACCTTAAAAGGAACTAATTCTCCAATTGCATGAAAATTAAACACACTTCATGATTGCCGGCCAACAAATTGGCAGCAaactaaagaaattattttaagtgATTAGATGAAAAAATACCATTTGCCGGATAGCTGAATCGAACAACCTTTTAGGAGCAGAACTTGGGGACACAATCTTGGCTGATTTCTTGGAAATGGCAGGAGTTCTGTTGGTTGAAAATGGTTCACCCCTTCTTGAACTCAATCTGTCCAAGCTGCCCACTGTGATGGATGGCAGAGACTCTAGATCTTCGTCACCAGAGGATGCAATGGAACCTTTGCTGCGTGAGCTAAATTGGTCCCGATCATGACTACTACTCCTAGAAGCAGTTGGAGACATTGATTGCCTACTGAATTTGGAGGTAGAGTCCCTACTATTTCTGGATGCTGGAGATGAACCCCTCACAT
Encoded proteins:
- the LOC114395666 gene encoding uncharacterized protein LOC114395666, with protein sequence MPPSPALRYSPGREPRGDGHKRGRSLESGLLFREKGDDLALFNEMQSREKDSFLLQSSDDLEDSFTTKLRHISDVNLGISIPGRGETSELLNDGDKNDYDWLLTPPDTPLFPSLDDEPPLTSFGSRGRPQSKPISISRSSTMDKNYRSSRGSASPNRLSPSPRSGTNTLQSRGRPLSVPNSSPTPSVRFATPTRRPSPPPSKSVAPTSKSTYTPRRMSTGSSGSVVSSGVRGTSPVKTTRGNSASPKIRAWQTNIPGFSSEAPPNLRTSLADRPASYVRGSSPASRNSRDSTSKFSRQSMSPTASRSSSHDRDQFSSRSKGSIASSGDEDLESLPSITVGSLDRLSSRRGEPFSTNRTPAISKKSAKIVSPSSAPKRLFDSAIRQMDRKTPQNMFRPLLSSVPSTTFYAGKANSAHRSLVSRNSSVTTSSNTSSDVGTAFALDTEGSDHNQDEMASEADKILYPDIHEEMFVFDKIDALNANIKQEINRESVDILQNETRDPKTVFCPIESEDSISHIHIVTRVDESSEISRVKGDISETGSFENTALCSHCGCCYEVTNQAEKNIGLCPECKITLLRVVIPETTLAVSENSSLITTNMPKEEKSLPGTNQLMIASELPQETNVGNLRFPHGEQDAEESQTSCSELNQDHSQNRPLPNSLTEGGRQTSGNQLEMNQSGVDYKKPDNEFGDQHHHNDLPNLNMDPMEGTGISVLLKRSSSNKGPVVQSRTFTATTISYDDLSLARDSVSSFRSSTRPGSYSASSSIDLSSSRQTEFRVQRQLSGRKLDVDCGYDSRIKPPSTASSFSGASIHSRQELGLATRETSGSTECGSVEEMPRVLQELQASENTVTDLIDASSTDLVVEEDKLEHDDSCRVNNACSSEFLSQAADVQSDDSLVASFQNHEDCISYENVDDNPNNARDVSDTETSAKELSSHEKQDVQNSNVIELDALVMTNCSIITASEIEGENDCENNIGVVNDDPSKSILDDFREPCNDCHSASVSEVNVSESHRIEGSTVTVECQGAGNTRSLTLEEATDTILFCSSIVHDLAYQAATIAMKKECSDPFEGSEPTVTLLGKAKSDRKDSRNRPVNKRTLKSHKTKTKQRRVETDVKTPSGKTENDENIDESFTHNVGLPNKVDSMRPPKLESKCNCIIM
- the LOC114395459 gene encoding uncharacterized protein LOC114395459 isoform X1, which codes for MSEAAATTSSSMMRNYPLISAIVAFAIAQFIKFFTVWYKEKRWDPKQLVGSGGMPSSHSATVTALAAAIGFHEGFGGPLFATALVLACIVMYDATGVRLQAGRQAELLNQIVYELPAEHPLAESRPLRELLGHTPPQALLEVVFLTWLYATLVISQMLLLLPPPPPPLSQK
- the LOC114395459 gene encoding uncharacterized protein LOC114395459 isoform X2; the encoded protein is MSEAAATTSSSMMRNYPLISAIVAFAIAQFIKFFTVWYKEKRWDPKQLVGSGGMPSSHSATVTALAAAIGFHEGFGGPLFATALVLACIVMYDATGVRLQAGRQAELLNQIVYELPAEHPLAESRPLRELLGHTPPQVIAGGILGLITAAIGYLITMASS